The following nucleotide sequence is from Gymnodinialimonas sp. 202GB13-11.
ACGAGCGGGCTTGGGATTACGGCTTGGTGCGCAGTGCGACGACCTGCTAGGGTCGCACCAATGGATCACCGAATGGGACCAGACAGGCCGTGACACCAGCAGACATACCGCCAGCCGCAACGCAAGTCGCGGCCCGCGCCCGCATCCCCGCCCTCGACATCGCGCGCACCGGTGCACTGCTTGCGATGGTGATTTTCCACTTCACCTTCGATCTGGAGCTTTTCGGCTATCTCGCCCCGGGCACAACCACATTGCCCGGGCCATGGCGCGCATTGGCGGTGGCCACGGCAAGCGCATTCCTGTTTCTGGCCGGTATGTCGCTCTGGATGGCCCACGGATCAGGCATTCGGTGGCCCGCCTTCTGGTGGCGCTTTGGCAAGGTCGGGGTTGCGGCGCTATTGGTCACAATCGGCACTTACATGGCGTTTCCTGATGCCTTCGTCTTCTTTGGCATCCTGCATTCCATCGCGCTCTGCTCGCTTCTGGGTCTGGCCGCGTTGCGGCTGCCTGCGCTCTTGATCGTTCCGTTGGCCGCCGCCGTCTTCTTCGCCCCGGATTTCGCACGCTCTGATGCGTTCAATGCCCCGTGGCTGTGGTGGACCGGCCTGCAAACTCTTCCCCTGCGCACAGTGGATTATGAGCCGATCTTCCCATGGTTCTCAGCCTTCTTGCTCGGGATGGCCTTGGCCAAGGCTATGGACAAGGCCGGGCTATGGGCCCGCCTGTCCGATCCAGCGCCATCCCGTGCCATGCGGCTGTTGAGTTTCCCCGGCCAGCACAGCCTGATCATCTACCTGATCCACCAGCCGATCCTGATTGGCTTGGTCTGGGCTGTCACACAAGTGATCCGGTAGCGCGCACGCGGCCTTCACGCTCCGCGCATACGGCTCACCATCTCACCCAGATCGCGGCTCAACCCTTCTGCCGCTGCCATCCGTTCCAACTCTGCCAGCATCAGGGCTTGTCGGTCGGCATCGTAGCGTTTCCAGCTGTCGAACGCTGTCGACATGCGCGCGGTGGTTTGCGGATTGATCGCATCGAGCTTCAGCAACCAATCGGCGACAAACCGGTAGCCCGCTCCCGATGGGTGATGGAAACCCGCCGGATTGCCCGCCGTCAGCCCCGCAATGACCGAACGGAAGCGGTTGGGGTTCTTGTAATCGAACAGGGAATGCTCGGTCAGCCGCGCTGCGGTGTCCACCGCCGCATTCGGGTCGGCCAACGCCATTTGAGACATGAACCATTTGTCCATCACCAGCCGGTCGTCTTTCCATTGCGCTTCGAACCTGGCCGCGATGTCAGGATCGCCCGCTTCCACCAAGCGCCCAAAGGCCGCCATCTGATCGGTCATGTTCGTGGCGGCCTCATACTGCGCCAGCGCGCGCACAGGCCCTTCTACGGCCGTTAGGTATCCGAGGCAGGTGTTGCGTAAACTGCGTTGCGCCGCGGGCCCAGCGGCAGGGCTGTAGGGGCCGGCAGTCGCATTCGCCTCATACTGACGGATCAGTTCATCCGTCATGGCCTCTGCAATCGCGCGCTGCATCTCCTTGCGTTTGGCATGGATCAACGAAGGGTCCGGCACCATACCGGCATCCACACAGGCCTGTGCCAGATCATCCCCGGACGGCAGTGCAAACATCAGCGCCCGGAACGCCGGATCAACCGACGTATCGCGCAACACGATTTCAAGCGAGGTGAGCAGACCAGTCGCCACAAAGCCCTGCCCCCGGATCATGTTCAACAGATCCTCCCGCACCACGCTGCGCCCGGCTTCCCACCGGTTGAACGGGTCCGTGTCATCCCGCATCAAGGCCAGCCGTTGGCCAAACGTCGTCGGCGCATCAAGGATTACCGGGGCCGAAAAGCCCCGCAACAGCGACGGCGTGACATCGCCCGAACCAACCACGTCCAGCGGCCAACTCAGACGCATCTCAGGTCCATCAAGCACAGCCAAGGTCTCCCCCACGACCTCCTTGCCGCTGTTGTAAAGCGCGAGGCGCACGGGAATGACGGCAGGCTCTTTCATCGGCTGGTTGGGCGTTGGCGGCACCTCCTGGCTCAGGTGCAGGGCGAATTCGTCCCCTTCTGCGCCCCAGCGCGCGGTCACTTTCGGCGTTCCTGCCTGACTGTACCAGCGCTTGAACTGCGACAGGTCCGTCGCCGTGACCTCTTCGAAACAGGCCAGCCAATCCTCAATCGTGCAGGCCTGCCCATCATGTCGGTCGAAGTAGAGCGTGCAGCCCGCCTGATAGGCATCGTCCTCAATCAGCGTGCGCAGCATCCCGATGACTTCGGCCCCCTTCTCATAAACCGTCGCCGTGTAGAAATTGTTGATCTCCACATAGCTTTCGGGCCGCACATTATGCGCCAACGGCCCCGCATCTTCGCGGAACTGACGGGCGCGCAGCGTCAGCACGTCCTGAATGCGCTGCACCGGCGCGCTGCGCATGTCAGCGCTGAACTGCTGGTCGCGGAACACCGTCAGCCCTTCCTTCAGGCACAACTGGAACCAGTCCCGGCAAGTGATGCGGTTGCCCGTCCAGTTGTGGAAATACTCATGGGCGATGATCGCCTCGATACTGGCGAAATCGGCGTCCGTCGCGGTCTCAGGGCTGGCCAGAACATACTTGGAGTTGAAGATATTCAGCCCCTTATTCTCCATCGCGCCCATGTTGAAATCATCCACGGCCACGATGTTGAACACGTCCAGATCGTATTCGCGGCCATAGACCTCCTCATCCCAGCGCATCGACCGGATCAGGGCATCCATGGCATAGGCGCACTTATCCTCGTCCCCGGGACGGACCCAGATGTTGAGGTCAACAGACGCGCCGCTGGCGGTGGTGAAGGTATCGGAATGGGCCACCAACTCCCCCGCGACCAGCGCGAACAGGTAGGCCGGTTTGGGGTGCGGGTCGTGCCATTCGGCAAAGCCCTCGCCTGCGCCCGCCGGATTGCCGTTCGACAACAGCACGGGCAGGTCGGACTCGATGCGCACCTTGAAGGGCGCCATCACGTCAGGCCGATCCGGATAGTAGGTGATCTTGCGAAAGCCCTCGGCCTCACACTGGGTGCAATACATGCCGTTCGACATGTAAAGCCCTTCCAGTGCGGTATTGGCGGCTGGATTGACCTCCACCACCGCTTCCCACGTAAAGGCACTTTCGGGGACAGGCACGTTGATCCCGCCCTCAGTGGGGACAACGACCACATCCTGCCCGTCGATCTTGGTGGAGATCGGCGTCAAATCCTCCCCATGCAGGAACATCTGTGCAGGCGCGCCGGGTTTCGGCACGAAGCGTATGCGCGACGTGACCCGCGTGGCGTCCGGAGAGAGCGCAAAGCTGAGCGATACGGCCTCAACCTCCCACGGGAACGGCGTGTAATCCTCCAAGCGGATCGGCTGCGGGGCGGCGGGGGCTGCATCTTTCATCAAGTGGGCTCCTTGGCTTTCCCCACTAGCTAGAGCGCGACCAGAGGGCGCGCAAGCAACCGCATTGCTTGCAGTTGCAAACGGCCATGCTATCTCTGCCCCATGGCAAATGTTCTTGTTTGGTTCAAACGCGATCTGCGGGTGCAGGACAACCCGGCGCTGGCCCTGGCCGCCGCGCGGGACGGCTCCGTTTTGCCGCTTTACATTGCCGAGCCGGAGGCATGGGCGCAGCCTGATGCCTCCGCCCGCCAATGGCGTTTCATCGCGGAAAGCCTTGAGGGGTTGCGCAAAGATCTGGCCGCTATCGGCGCACCGCTGATCGTCCGAACAGGTGACGCTGTTGAGACCCTCGCCGCCCTTTGCGCCAAACATAGCATCGCCGAAATCATCAGCCATGAGGAAACCGGCAATCTCTGGTCCTATGCGCGTGACCGCAAGGTTGCGGATTGGGCGCGTGGTGCAGGCATCCGTTGGACAGAAGTGCCGCAAATGGGCGTGCACCGTCGCCTGCCCTCCCGCGACGGGTGGGCTAAGACGCGCGAGCAAGCAATGCGCCTGCCCCAGATCGAAATGCCATCCACATTGCGCGCATTGCCGGAGGAGCACGGTGCGATCCCCGATGCGCGCGATCTTGGCCTGCCTTTCGATCCCTGCCCGGGACGCCAGAAAGGCGGGCGAGCCATGGCACTGTCGACCCTCGGCTCGTTCCTGACTGAACGGGGGCAAGACTATAGACGCGCCATGTCGTCTCCGCTGGACGGCGCAACCGCCTGCTCGCGCCTCTCGCCCCATCTCGCCTTCGGCACCCTATCATCGCGTGAGGCCGTACACGCCAACGCAGCCCGCCGCGTGGAGTTGAAAGGCACGCGCTCAGGCTGGCTCGGCTCGCTCAAGAGTTTCGAGGCCCGCCTCGCTTGGCGCGACCATTTCATGCAGAAATTGGAGGATCAGCCCAGCATAGAGACCCGCTGCCTGCACACTGCTTACGAGGGCCTGCGCCCGCTTGAGGCAGACGCGACACGCCTGCACGCATGGGAACAAGGCGAAACCGGCATTCCGTTCGTCGACGCCTGCATGCGCTCCCTAAATGCAACCGGCTGGCTGAACTTCCGGATGCGCGCAATGCTTGTGGCCGTGGCCTCCTACCACCTCTGGCTGGACTGGCGCGCCACCGGCCCGCATCTGGCCCGACAGTTCACCGATTATGAGCCCGGCATCCACTGGCCCCAGGTGCAGATGCAGTCAGGCACCACCGGCATGAACACGATCCGCATCTACAACCCCGTCAAACAGGGCATCGATCAGGACCCAACCGGTGCCTTCACGCGAGCTTGGTGCCCCGAGCTGCGCGATGTCCCTGACGCGCACTTGCAATCGCCTTGGGCATGGGAGGGCGCGGGCCAACTTCTGGGCAAACGCTACCCCGCCCCGATCGTTGACGTCAAAGAGGCTGCAAAAGCCGCACGAGACCGGGTCTGGGCCGTGCGTCGCGGCGATGCGTTCCGTGTGCAGGCCGCGAAAATCGTTGAAAAACATGCCTCGCGCAAAGACAGCGGCGCGGGGCGGCATTTCGTCAATGACCGCGCGCCAAAGCGAAAGAAGGCCAAACCAGACAACCAGCTTTCGCTCGGCCTGTAATCGCCCCTCCTCCGGCCTGTCGGCCGTCCTCGCAGCGCCCATGTTCGAAACACTTTGTTCCGCTTCGGTAGGGAAAACAGGTGTTTGACGGCCCTTCCAATGCGCGTAGCATCAGGCCCAAAGACACGAACCTGACGGAGCCCTCCATGCATATCCTCATCGGCCTTGCCACGCTTGTCGGCGGCATTCTGTTCTGGGTCTGGCGCGCGCGGATGGCGGCGAATGCAGCGTCCGAGCTTGCTGATATCGCGGGCACCATGGCCGGTGCTGTGCGACGCTTCGGCTTTCGCCGCCGCCACGACATGCACCCAGTCGATTGCATCGACGACAACACGCTGGCCGCAGGCGCACTGACGGTGGCGTTCCTTGACCTCGGCACCTCTCAAACGGATGAGCTGCGCAACAAGCATCTCGTCGCCCTGCAATCCCATTTCGCCATCGAAAAGGCGGAGGCCGAGGAAATTCTCGTCATGGGCCATTGGATGGTCAATGAATGCAACGGCCCAGCCCCGGCGGTGACGCGACTTGGCAAGCGGTTGATGAAGTTGACCGGGTCTCATGGCCTCGACGCGCCGCTCAATGTGATCAACGATGTCGCCTCTGCCAACGGCGGGCTGACCGACAGCCAGCGAGACGCCCTGCACGATTTGCAGCGCATCTTCCGCCGCTGAACAAAGCACTCGCGGCCTACACGGCCAGTAGACGCTTGCCCGCCCCCGCGCCCTGCCCTAAACCCGGCCTCGCGTAAATGCGGAGGCCAAAATGCTCGACCTGACCTATGAGACCCCGAAACCCAAAGTGATCGCCGGTGCCAAGCACGATTGGGAACTGGTCATCGGGATGGAGGTTCATGCCCAGGTCGCTACCAACGCAAAACTTTTCTCCGGCGCCTCGACGCAATTCGGGGCCGAGCCGAACTCCAACGTCGCCTTTGTGGATGCGGGCATGCCCGGCATGTTGCCCGTCATCAACGAGGCCTGCGTCGCCCAGGCCGTCCGCACCGGCCTTGGCCTTAAGGCCGAGATCCACCTGAACTCCGCCTTCGACCGCAAGAACTACTTCTATCCCGACCTGCCGCAGGGCTACCAGATCAGCCAGCTCTACCACCCCATCGTGGGCGAAGGCGAAGTGTTGGTGGAACTGGGCGACGGCACCGCGCGCACGGTCCGCATCGAACGTATCCACCTCGAACAGGACGCGGGCAAATCGATCCACGACATGGACCCCGCGCTGTCGTTCGTCGACCTCAACCGCACCGGCGTCGCGCTGATGGAGATCGTCTCCCGCCCCGATATCCGCGGCCCGGAAGAGGCCGCCGCCTACCTCCTGAAGCTCCGCCAGATCATGCTCTATCTGGGCACCTGCGACGGCAACATGCAAAACGGCAACCTGCGCGCGGACGTGAACGTCTCGGTCTGCCTGCCCGGCGCCTATGAACGCTATCAGGAAACGCAGGATTTCTCCCATCTCGGCACACGGTGTGAGATCAAGAACATGAACTCCACCCGCTTCATCCAACAGGCCATCGAAGTCGAAGCCAAGCGCCAGATCGCCATCCTCGAAGCGGGCGGCAGCATCGATCAGGAAACCCGCCTCTACGATGTCGAAAAGGGCGAAACGCGGTCAATGCGCTCCAAGGAAGAAGCGCATGATTACCGCTACTTCCCCGATCCCGACCTCCTGCCGCTGGAAATCGAGCAGGCCTGGGTCGACGACATCGCCGCCCACCTGCCCGAACTGCCGGACGCCAAGAAAGCCCGCTTCATGGGTGACTTTGGCCTCGCCGATTACGACGCCTCCGTCCTGACCGCCGATCTCGACGCCGCTGCCTATTTCGAAGCCGTCGCTGGGAAGACCAACGGAAAACTCGCCGCCAACTGGGTCATCAACGAACTCTTCGGTCGCCTCAAGAAAGACGACCGCGAGATTGAGGACAGCCCCGTCACCCCCGACCAACTCTCGTCCCTCATCGCGCTGATCGAAGCCGACACCATCTCCGGTAAAATCGCCAAAGACGTGTTCGAGATCAGCTACACGTCAGGCCGCGACCCGGAGGAGATCGTCGAAACCGAGGGCCTGAAACAGGTCACCGACACCGGCGCCATCGAGGCCGCCGTGGATGAGATCATCGCCGCCAATCCCGACCAGGTCGCCAAGGCGAAAGAGAACCCCAAGCTCGCAGGCTGGTTCGTGGGTCAGGTGATGAAAGCCACCGGCGGCAAGGCGAACCCGAAGGCCGTCAACCAGATCGTGGCGAAAAAGCTGAACGGCTGACGAACTACCGAGATTGTAGGGCGGGACATGTCCCGCCGCGACGATCCCGCGATGCAGCCGCATCCGAAATCGGCTTCGAGCCCAACTTGAGCATTCGCCGGCGCGCTTCGAATGGCCGAAATCCGATTGAAAAATTCCATTGATCCGGGTACCGTCTAGCCACGGCCTGGCTCGGGCCTCCCCCCTCCATTGGGGCAGCATCTGACATGCGGAGCGAGATATCGTCGAACCTGTCCTGTTCGAGCACACGCATAAGGAGGGATTGCGGAAACCGCTCGTAAACGGAGGTTCAAGATGAGATTCTCATCCCCAATCTACACCCTCAAGCGTCATGCAAAGCAGCTTGCGCGTGACAATGACATCAAGCTCCACGAGGCCCTCGACCAGGTTGCCACAAAAGAGGGCTTCAACGATTGGAGCCACTTGGCTGCCAATTTCTCCAAAGCGACACCAGCCAGAAAAATCATGGGCCAGCTCAGGTCAGGCGATATGGTGTTGATCGGGGCGCGACCCGGTCATGGCAAAACGCTTCTTGGGCTGGAGCTCGCTGCGTTGGCTGAGAAAAACAATCGCAAAAGCTATGTTTTTTCATTGGAATACAATGAAGCGGACGTCTGGGACCGATTTGCAAAACTAGGCCTCGACCAAGAGGCCGGGACCCGTCCGATCGTCGTGGATACGTCAGACGAAATCTGCGCGGCCTATATCATTGAACGTCTCGGTTACAGGCCGGGTGAGGCGCTGGTCGTTATTGATTACCTTCAGCTTTTGGATCAACGGCGCAGCAATCCAGCGCTTGAAGACCAAATGCGGGCGCTCAAGACATTTGCCGTCGAAAGCGGGGCAATTGTGGTTCTGATCTCACAGATCGACCGCGCATTCGATCTGTCTTCCAGCGCCATGCCGGGCCTTGGGGACATACGGCTGCCAAACCCGCTTGAGCTGTCTCTTTTCGACAAGAGGTGCTTCCTGCATGACGGTGACATCCAGATAGAGACGGCCGCATAAGGCTGGCCCAATGGCTTTGCGGACATGCACGCAATGCCCGCAAAGTCGCGCGCAATGAACGCCATCGTCGGCTTGGTGACGCCCGGGGCAGTTCAAATGCATAAGGGGTCCTGAGGTCCTGACATGAACGACACCTTCACGTTGAGATGTGCTAAGATCGAGCATGCCGAAGGCATTGGCTCAGTGATCCGCGCCGCTATTGAACAGGTCAATGCGAAGGACTATCCGCCAGCGGAAATCAATCGTCTCTTGCAGAACTTCACGACTGAGAAAATTGCAGCTCTGCTCCAGCAGAGGCAGACTTTGGTTGCTTTGTTCGGAGAACGAATTGTCGGCACAGGGGCCATTCAGGGCGCCGAAGTAAAATCGGTTTTTGTTGCACCCGATTGGCACCGAAGGGGGATTGGTGCTGCCATTGTGTATGAGCTTGAGAAAATCGCCGCGAGAG
It contains:
- a CDS encoding heparan-alpha-glucosaminide N-acetyltransferase; the protein is MTPADIPPAATQVAARARIPALDIARTGALLAMVIFHFTFDLELFGYLAPGTTTLPGPWRALAVATASAFLFLAGMSLWMAHGSGIRWPAFWWRFGKVGVAALLVTIGTYMAFPDAFVFFGILHSIALCSLLGLAALRLPALLIVPLAAAVFFAPDFARSDAFNAPWLWWTGLQTLPLRTVDYEPIFPWFSAFLLGMALAKAMDKAGLWARLSDPAPSRAMRLLSFPGQHSLIIYLIHQPILIGLVWAVTQVIR
- the pepN gene encoding aminopeptidase N is translated as MKDAAPAAPQPIRLEDYTPFPWEVEAVSLSFALSPDATRVTSRIRFVPKPGAPAQMFLHGEDLTPISTKIDGQDVVVVPTEGGINVPVPESAFTWEAVVEVNPAANTALEGLYMSNGMYCTQCEAEGFRKITYYPDRPDVMAPFKVRIESDLPVLLSNGNPAGAGEGFAEWHDPHPKPAYLFALVAGELVAHSDTFTTASGASVDLNIWVRPGDEDKCAYAMDALIRSMRWDEEVYGREYDLDVFNIVAVDDFNMGAMENKGLNIFNSKYVLASPETATDADFASIEAIIAHEYFHNWTGNRITCRDWFQLCLKEGLTVFRDQQFSADMRSAPVQRIQDVLTLRARQFREDAGPLAHNVRPESYVEINNFYTATVYEKGAEVIGMLRTLIEDDAYQAGCTLYFDRHDGQACTIEDWLACFEEVTATDLSQFKRWYSQAGTPKVTARWGAEGDEFALHLSQEVPPTPNQPMKEPAVIPVRLALYNSGKEVVGETLAVLDGPEMRLSWPLDVVGSGDVTPSLLRGFSAPVILDAPTTFGQRLALMRDDTDPFNRWEAGRSVVREDLLNMIRGQGFVATGLLTSLEIVLRDTSVDPAFRALMFALPSGDDLAQACVDAGMVPDPSLIHAKRKEMQRAIAEAMTDELIRQYEANATAGPYSPAAGPAAQRSLRNTCLGYLTAVEGPVRALAQYEAATNMTDQMAAFGRLVEAGDPDIAARFEAQWKDDRLVMDKWFMSQMALADPNAAVDTAARLTEHSLFDYKNPNRFRSVIAGLTAGNPAGFHHPSGAGYRFVADWLLKLDAINPQTTARMSTAFDSWKRYDADRQALMLAELERMAAAEGLSRDLGEMVSRMRGA
- a CDS encoding FAD-binding domain-containing protein, which produces MANVLVWFKRDLRVQDNPALALAAARDGSVLPLYIAEPEAWAQPDASARQWRFIAESLEGLRKDLAAIGAPLIVRTGDAVETLAALCAKHSIAEIISHEETGNLWSYARDRKVADWARGAGIRWTEVPQMGVHRRLPSRDGWAKTREQAMRLPQIEMPSTLRALPEEHGAIPDARDLGLPFDPCPGRQKGGRAMALSTLGSFLTERGQDYRRAMSSPLDGATACSRLSPHLAFGTLSSREAVHANAARRVELKGTRSGWLGSLKSFEARLAWRDHFMQKLEDQPSIETRCLHTAYEGLRPLEADATRLHAWEQGETGIPFVDACMRSLNATGWLNFRMRAMLVAVASYHLWLDWRATGPHLARQFTDYEPGIHWPQVQMQSGTTGMNTIRIYNPVKQGIDQDPTGAFTRAWCPELRDVPDAHLQSPWAWEGAGQLLGKRYPAPIVDVKEAAKAARDRVWAVRRGDAFRVQAAKIVEKHASRKDSGAGRHFVNDRAPKRKKAKPDNQLSLGL
- the gatB gene encoding Asp-tRNA(Asn)/Glu-tRNA(Gln) amidotransferase subunit GatB, giving the protein MLDLTYETPKPKVIAGAKHDWELVIGMEVHAQVATNAKLFSGASTQFGAEPNSNVAFVDAGMPGMLPVINEACVAQAVRTGLGLKAEIHLNSAFDRKNYFYPDLPQGYQISQLYHPIVGEGEVLVELGDGTARTVRIERIHLEQDAGKSIHDMDPALSFVDLNRTGVALMEIVSRPDIRGPEEAAAYLLKLRQIMLYLGTCDGNMQNGNLRADVNVSVCLPGAYERYQETQDFSHLGTRCEIKNMNSTRFIQQAIEVEAKRQIAILEAGGSIDQETRLYDVEKGETRSMRSKEEAHDYRYFPDPDLLPLEIEQAWVDDIAAHLPELPDAKKARFMGDFGLADYDASVLTADLDAAAYFEAVAGKTNGKLAANWVINELFGRLKKDDREIEDSPVTPDQLSSLIALIEADTISGKIAKDVFEISYTSGRDPEEIVETEGLKQVTDTGAIEAAVDEIIAANPDQVAKAKENPKLAGWFVGQVMKATGGKANPKAVNQIVAKKLNG
- a CDS encoding DNA helicase — its product is MRFSSPIYTLKRHAKQLARDNDIKLHEALDQVATKEGFNDWSHLAANFSKATPARKIMGQLRSGDMVLIGARPGHGKTLLGLELAALAEKNNRKSYVFSLEYNEADVWDRFAKLGLDQEAGTRPIVVDTSDEICAAYIIERLGYRPGEALVVIDYLQLLDQRRSNPALEDQMRALKTFAVESGAIVVLISQIDRAFDLSSSAMPGLGDIRLPNPLELSLFDKRCFLHDGDIQIETAA
- a CDS encoding GNAT family N-acetyltransferase, encoding MNDTFTLRCAKIEHAEGIGSVIRAAIEQVNAKDYPPAEINRLLQNFTTEKIAALLQQRQTLVALFGERIVGTGAIQGAEVKSVFVAPDWHRRGIGAAIVYELEKIAARDGIETLEVSSSLSATQFYSVLGYIETSRNIFGNEETVQMTKALART